The Xenopus laevis strain J_2021 chromosome 7S, Xenopus_laevis_v10.1, whole genome shotgun sequence genome includes a window with the following:
- the lmtk3.S gene encoding serine/threonine-protein kinase LMTK3 has translation MLTLDPLFILVVSMSYFNPEKALAAPTENDGSSQGRVPLAPPYAVVLISCSGLLAFIFLLLTCLCCKKGDVGFKEFENPDGEELSGEYTPPAEETSSSQSIPDVYILPLTEVSLPVPNTQAPKTVKQTGFSRQDLSYLQEIGNGWFGKVILGEIFSDYTPAQVVVKELRVNASPLEQRKFLSEAQPYRNLQHSNILRCLGLCTETIPFLLIMEFCQLGDLKRYLRAQRKADGMTPDLLTCDLTTLQRMAYEITLGLMHLHKYNYIHSDLALRNCLLTSDLTVRIGDYGISHNNYKEDYYITPDRLWIPLRWVAPELLDEVHGNLVVVDQSKESNVWSLGVTMWELFEFGSQPYRHLCDEEVLTFVIKEQQMKLAKPRLKLPHSDYWYEVMQSCWLPAEQRPSVEELHLQLTYLLNECSNQTEESFEWRWNALKPTKSSGGSLHHSEEISAFPLLDHFNGGDGFHADMDDILTVTESSRGLNFEYMWEKARLGRWKATPQCQNYPSSNGGLTVPANPFYESNHQHSRQSLETPSVVPVISARSPSVSSEYYIRLEEHTDRGNNVDCTVCSPSPIYERKYDLQEPRNFHQRLTIGSPASPIEPLFTSDWDPLESGQTSPDDPPAHLILHEVPKLIDRWTPSNNNPFITVGRELPRYVNPFRGSVERDLSRKVQETSLIEPMADVFSSDSILNVYRDIEDHRRSWDSDTMEERGAGETLAGDPESLAEFLDGRASPWDCEPSLMEDQSSESSSSGTDNSNGRNMPSCPLCSRGVMGGLQRCSCAMLRGDVVIDWTTHIAMHQDHYGLDDDSSLKVEQGSLSECSIPTRVFGDGDLFTGPFGDSLCPSEHQEFYDPLMGAAVKSYDIQDYRNRSQVKAYESLQKSALNHPPSPFIGISNSMANCSVIVPIEIPPLSTLAESIEEEETIEILTDVIKRFPLTQNTLTTEKNSQNESRPTLASVDSLDIPSNTSSSDVCSPSSHYSSPGQKFGDSGYETENTFSSEFILKDTKEEEGLKHVKLPLTPISESTSDLTLAEDSSEAYATPGEEDSLRILEMGTPHRDSAYFSDFDNECEKHCRVVESHNGFSKEDEITVSVLVEENDLNQEEVPASKENKADIEITGTPSEFSLTTEKEYNLQNESMDDIAVDSKKETLKCNGIVNCKSPKDSGSNHLVTTNTPCEEKNEKQTINISQRNEEDNTLKKQSESGFVVQVCKEQLLVSLRENVTRNVLSTFESSGIVNSCVLKDQAVLKLWSMETTANTLNESSPKNEIMCKETSEQQEDAPNSVYTNIMESTDKCGNKKFMDIIKEEPEDPVQQKQHEEASMLDDEKADIKHETFSEKLEQPVDSCQEKQDGNPSSETKDPSHEHAKLFLDFGSTGPSTGNEAIKAKVARLSLSLPPLNLQTFPNPTVRKSFWDKSEENSTDSPQNKEDDEEEDGFGFQDQHKAECEGDMAGVPIVVSETDDGCNLRSLLKSPKSADEVDDDLDRKRKMVSFFDDVTVYLFDQETPTNELSNQSAAESDQISHNEDATLDNFSPSDGFSGSFEWDDDFPLMTQNSTFIPMATEGAALKSQINPTSPPPSSTFQGKHVDASLLDTLRFTRFTVCPAVDPHPVLETDVAPSEGTIEN, from the exons TGAAGCAAACAGGCTTTAGCCGCCAGGATCTGAGCTATCTCCAGGAGATTGGCAATGGATGGTTTGGAAAG GTGATCCTGGGTGAGATTTTCTCTGACTATACCCCGGCCCAAGTGGTGGTAAAGGAGTTACGGGTTAATGCCAGCCCTCTGGAACAGAGGAAGTTTCTGTCGGAAGCGCAGCCCTACAG AAACCTTCAACATTCCAACATTCTCCGGTGCCTGGGGCTATGCACAGAGACAATCCCTTTTCTGCTGATCATGGAATTTTGCCAACTG GGAGACTTAAAGAGGTATCTGAGGGCCCAGCGAAAGGCAGATGGCATGACCCCTGACCTCCTTACCTGCGACCTTACCACATTGCAAAGAATGGCCTATGAGATAACACTGGGACTCATGCACCTTCATAAATATAACTACATACACAG TGACCTGGCCCTGAGAAACTGCCTCCTCACCTCTGACCTCACCGTCCGTATCGGCGATTATGGTATCTCTCACAACAATTACAAG GAGGATTATTACATCACTCCAGATCGACTCTGGATCCCATTGCGTTGGGTTGCTCCAGAACTCCTTGATGAAGTTCATGGAAACCTGGTTGTTGTTGATCAAAGCAAGGAAAGCAATGTCTG GTCCTTAGGTGTGACTATGTGGGAGCTCTTTGAATTTGGAAGCCAGCCATATCGCCACCTGTGTGATGAGGAGGTGCTGACATTTGTGATCAAAGAACAACAAATGAAGCTGGCGAAGCCTAGACTGAAGTTGCCTCACTCCGATTACTG GTATGAGGTGATGCAGTCCTGCTGGTTACCTGCTGAACAAAGGCCATCAGTGGAAGAGCTTCATCTGCAGCTCACTTATCTATTAAATGAATGCTCCAATCAGACAGAGGAGAGTTTTGAGTGGCGCTGGAATGCACTTAAGCCAACGAAATCATCAGGGGGCTCCTTACACCACTCCGAAGAGATTTCAGCTTTTCCCCTGCTTGATCATTTTAATGGGGGTGATGGATTTCATGCTGACATGGATGATATATTGACTGTAACAGAGAGCAGCCGTGGTCTCAATTTTGAGTACATGTGGGAGAAAGCCCGTCTAGGAAGATGGAAGGCTACACCTCAGTGTCAAAATTATCCATCCAGTAATGGGGGGTTGACTGTGCCGGCTAATCCCTTTTATGAATCCAACCATCAGCACTCACGCCAGAGTTTAGAGACTCCCAGTGTGGTCCCAGTCATCAGTGCTCGTAGTCCTTCAGTCAGTAGTGAATATTATATTCGCTTGGAAGAACATACAGATAGAGGTAACAATGTAGACTGTACTGTTTGCTCACCTAGCCCAATATATGAGAGAAAATATGACCTACAAGAGCCAAGAAACTTTCATCAACGTTTAACCATTGGGAGCCCAGCCTCTCCTATAGAACCACTTTTCACATCTGACTGGGATCCACTTGAAAGTGGTCAAACCAGTCCAGATGATCCACCTGCACATTTGATTTTGCATGAAGTTCCTAAACTTATTGATCGATGGACACCAAGTAACAATAACCCTTTTATTACTGTGGGTAGAGAATTGCCTCGTTATGTAAACCCTTTCCGAGGGTCTGTAGAGAGAGACTTATCAAGGAAGGTACAGGAAACGTCTTTAATAGAACCAATGGCAGACgtgttttcttctgactctatttTGAATGTTTATCGAGACATTGAAGATCACCGAAGGAGCTGGGATTCTGATACAATGGAAGAAAGAGGAGCAGGAGAAACATTGGCTGGAGATCCTGAATCGCTGGCTGAATTTTTAGATGGCCGTGCATCCCCATGGGATTGTGAGCCTTCTCTGATGGAAGATCAGAGTTCGGAAAGTAGCAGTAGTGGCACAGACAACAGCAATGGCCGAAATATGCCTTCATGTCCCTTGTGCAGCAGGGGGGTTATGGGTGGTTTACAAAGATGTTCTTGTGCTATGCTACGAGGTGATGTTGTGATTGATTGGACAACACATATTGCCATGCATCAGGATCACTATGGTCTTGATGATGACTCGTCTTTAAAAGTTGAACAAGGTTCTCTATCCGAATGCTCTATTCCCACGCGAGTCTTTGGGGATGGTGATCTCTTTACTGGACCTTTTGGTGACAGCCTTTGTCCTTCAGAACACCAGGAATTTTATGACCCTCTTATGGGAGCAGCTGTTAAAAGTTATGACATTCAAGACTACCGTAATCGTAGTCAAGTAAAGGCCTATGAATCTCTACAGAAGAGTGCCTTGAATCATCCCCCATCTCCTTTTATTGGAATATCAAATTCAATGGCTAATTGCAGCGTCATTGTGCCTATTGAAATACCACCCCTTTCCACTCTTGCTGAAAgcatagaagaagaagaaaccaTAGAAATTTTAACTGATGTAATAAAAAGGTTCCCACTTACCCAAAACACATTGAcaacagaaaaaaactcacaaaatgaATCAAGACCAACATTGGCCTCTGTTGATTCATTAGATATTCCCTCCAATACCAGCTCATCAGATGTATGTAGTCCCAGCTCTCATTACTCATCCCCTGGTCAGAAGTTTGGAGACAGCGGTTATGAAACAGAGAACACCTTTTCTTCTGAGTTCATTTTGAAGGAcacaaaagaagaagaaggcctCAAACATGTAAAGCTACCTTTAACTCCAATATCTGAATCTACCAGTGATCTGACACTAGCAGAGGATTCATCTGAAGCATATGCAACACCTGGGGAAGAGGATTCACTTCGAATTTTAGAGATGGGGACACCACATCGAGATTCTGCATATTTTTCTGACTTTGATAACGAATGTGAAAAACACTGTAGAGTTGTTGAGAGTCACAATGGATTTTCCAAAGAAGATGAAATAACAGTTTCAGTATTAGTAGAAGAGAATGATTTAAACCAAGAAGAAGTTCCAGCCTCTAAAGAAAACAAAGCAGATATAGAAATTACAGGGACTCCCAGTGAATTTTCTTTAACAACAGAAAAGGAGTACAATCTACAAAATGAGTCCATGGATGATATCGCAGTGGATTCTAAAAAGGAAACTTTGAAATGTAATggaattgtaaattgtaaatctCCAAAAGATAGTGGCTCAAACCATTTAGTTACTACAAACACGccatgtgaagaaaaaaatgaaaaacaaactatAAACATCAGTCAGAGGAATGAAGAGGACAATACACTGAAAAAACAGTCAGAGAGTGGATTTGTTGTTCAGGTCTGCAAAGAACAGCTACTTGTTTCCTTGAGGGAAAATGTAACTCGAAATGTACTTTCTACCTTTGAATCTTCTGGTATAGTAAATTCATGTGTGTTAAAAGACCAGGCTGTGTTAAAATTATGGTCAATGGAGACAACTGCAAACACATTGAATGAAAGTTCACCGAAAAATGAAATCATGTGCAAAGAGACATCTGAACAACAGGAAGATGCCCCCAACAGTGTCTATACAAATATCATGGAGTCAACTGACAAATGCGGCAACAAGAAATTTATGGACATCATCAAAGAAGAGCCTGAAGACCCTGTTCAGCAGAAGCAACATGAGGAAGCATCTATGCTAGACGATGAAAAAGCAGACATCAAGCATGAGACTTTTTCTGAAAAATTAGAACAGCCTGTTGACAGCTGCCAAGAAAAACAAGATGGAAACCCTAGCAGTGAAACGAAAGATCCATCACACGAACATGCAAAGCTTTTCCTAGATTTTGGTTCAACAGGACCAAGTACAGGAAATGAAGctataaaag CTAAGGTTGCCAGGCTTTCATTATCCCTTCCACCTCTAAACCTGCAAACATTTCCCAATCCTACTGTACGCAAGTCTTTTTGGGATAAAAGTGAGGAAAACTCAACAGATTCACCACAGAACAAAGAAGATGATGAAGAAGAGGATGGGTTTGGCTTTCAAGATCAGCATAAAGCAGAATGTGAAGGAgatatggcaggggtccccattGTTGTATCGGAAACAGATGATGGGTGCAATTTACGAAGTTTGCTGAAATCTCCCAAATCAGCAGATGAGGTTGATGATGATCTTGACCGGAAAAGGAAAATGGTGTCGTTTTTTGATGATGTGACTGTTTATCTATTTGACCAG GAGACACCGACAAATGAACTGAGTAATCAGAGTGCTGCAGAGAGTGATCAGATCTCACACAATGAAGACGCAACCCTcgataatttttcaccttctgatgGTTTCA GTGGAAGTTTTGAGTGGGATGATGATTTTCCACTGATGACCCAGAATTCCACATTTATTCCCATGGCAACAGAGGGAGCCGCACTGAAGTCCCAGATAAACCCCACCTCGCCACCACCTTCTTCAACATTTCAGGGCAAACATGTGGACGCTTCCCTGCTGGACACACTCCGATTCACGCGCTTTACTGTTTGCCCCGCTGTGGATCCACATCCAGTGCTTGAAACAGATGTGGCGCCCTCTGAAG GTACTATTGAAAACTAA